In the genome of Fusobacterium necrogenes, one region contains:
- the ispE gene encoding 4-(cytidine 5'-diphospho)-2-C-methyl-D-erythritol kinase, whose protein sequence is MKFSLNSNAKINIGLNVTGVLPNGYHLLDMVMIPISLTDKLEGEIFEEDGELEITTNKPSIPTGKENILWKIYDKFYKRSGFTKKRVKIYLEKVIPHEAGLGGGSSNGAFFLKELNKYHKDFFSLDELIELGKSVGADIPFFIINKPSRVKGIGEEIEIIENNLDKDIILIKPNFGVSTAKAYKNMYMLKNKKDANIDKIIEGLEDNKLSLIEESIENNLEQGLLLEDTNIIEFRKELEKISSMKFFMSGSGSAYYAFTENGKEKVEAIREQLQHCEVHLCRGL, encoded by the coding sequence ATGAAATTCTCTTTAAATTCAAATGCTAAAATAAATATTGGTTTAAATGTAACAGGAGTTTTACCTAATGGCTATCATCTATTGGATATGGTAATGATACCAATATCTCTTACTGATAAACTTGAAGGAGAGATATTTGAAGAGGATGGAGAGTTAGAGATTACTACTAATAAACCAAGTATTCCAACTGGAAAAGAAAATATTCTTTGGAAAATATATGATAAATTTTATAAGAGAAGTGGATTTACAAAAAAAAGAGTAAAAATATATTTAGAAAAAGTTATTCCACATGAAGCTGGTCTAGGTGGAGGAAGTTCTAATGGAGCTTTTTTCTTAAAAGAATTAAATAAATATCATAAAGACTTCTTTTCTTTAGATGAGTTAATAGAGTTAGGAAAAAGTGTTGGAGCAGATATTCCTTTCTTTATAATCAATAAGCCTAGTAGAGTGAAAGGTATTGGAGAGGAAATAGAAATAATAGAAAATAATTTGGATAAAGATATTATTTTGATTAAGCCAAATTTTGGAGTATCAACAGCTAAAGCATATAAAAATATGTATATGCTCAAAAATAAAAAAGATGCTAATATAGATAAAATAATTGAGGGATTAGAAGATAATAAGCTTTCTTTAATAGAAGAGAGTATAGAAAATAATTTGGAACAGGGACTTTTACTTGAAGATACTAATATAATAGAGTTTAGAAAAGAATTAGAAAAAATTTCTAGTATGAAATTTTTTATGTCTGGAAGTGGAAGTGCATATTATGCTTTTACAGAAAATGGAAA
- a CDS encoding RNA-binding S4 domain-containing protein — translation MRLDKFLKVSRIIKRRPIAKIVVDGGKAKLNGKVAKASTEVKVGQILELEYFNKYFKFEILEVPTGNVAKERTSELINVLESRGITVDIDGEEDIF, via the coding sequence ATGAGACTAGATAAATTTTTAAAAGTGAGCAGAATAATTAAAAGAAGACCTATTGCTAAAATCGTGGTAGATGGTGGAAAAGCTAAGCTTAATGGTAAAGTAGCAAAGGCAAGTACAGAGGTAAAAGTAGGTCAGATATTAGAGTTAGAGTATTTTAATAAGTATTTTAAATTTGAGATATTAGAAGTACCTACTGGAAATGTAGCAAAAGAGAGAACCTCAGAACTTATAAATGTGTTAGAAAGTAGAGGAATTACTGTGGATATAGATGGTGAGGAGGATATTTTTTAA
- the mazG gene encoding nucleoside triphosphate pyrophosphohydrolase has protein sequence MKEFDRLVEIIDILRSENGCPWDREQTLETLRPCLREEVAELLEAMEGDIEEHKSELGDVLMNIIFQADIREKEGKFNIADVINEVSEKLIRRHPHVFKEKNSEISTKEVLTNWDEIKKTEKLHENRKSVIDGVPKYLPALSKAQKIQKKASKVGFDWDNVEQVFDKIYEELDELKVEIERKDKEKMKDELGDVLFSIVNIARFLDIDATEALEGTIKKFDKRFRYVEQNCDIEKTSLENLEKLWQNAKKAIDL, from the coding sequence ATGAAGGAATTTGATAGACTTGTAGAAATAATAGATATATTGAGAAGTGAAAACGGGTGCCCTTGGGATAGAGAGCAAACTTTGGAAACTTTGAGACCTTGTTTAAGAGAGGAGGTAGCTGAATTATTAGAGGCTATGGAAGGTGATATAGAGGAACATAAAAGTGAGTTAGGTGATGTGTTAATGAATATCATATTTCAGGCTGATATTAGAGAAAAAGAGGGGAAATTTAATATAGCAGATGTTATAAATGAGGTAAGTGAAAAATTAATAAGAAGACATCCTCATGTATTTAAGGAAAAAAATAGTGAGATATCTACGAAAGAGGTTTTAACTAATTGGGATGAGATAAAAAAGACAGAGAAGTTACATGAAAATAGAAAGTCAGTAATAGATGGAGTTCCCAAATATCTTCCAGCACTATCTAAAGCTCAAAAAATACAGAAAAAAGCATCAAAAGTTGGTTTTGATTGGGATAATGTAGAACAAGTATTTGATAAAATCTATGAAGAGTTAGATGAATTAAAAGTTGAGATAGAGAGAAAAGATAAAGAGAAAATGAAAGATGAATTAGGAGATGTATTATTTTCCATTGTAAATATAGCTAGATTTTTAGATATAGATGCAACTGAAGCACTAGAAGGAACAATAAAAAAATTTGATAAGAGGTTTAGATATGTTGAACAAAACTGTGATATTGAAAAAACTTCATTGGAAAATTTAGAAAAACTTTGGCAAAATGCAAAAAAAGCCATTGACTTATAG
- the mfd gene encoding transcription-repair coupling factor, which translates to MLEYRGKIPFLLNEMEEKVFYLCSSNRNIEDYYNVLMDIYDGKLLKLEANLSYEELEKDNYDLLEILKSKKKCIILFSLEAVFREYFSEGKRYELKIGENINIKTLEKELEKSGYQRGYMVEQRNQYSIRGDILDIFPKNGNFPIRVEFNFGDEIERITYFDIETQKSIEKKEVLYMYINNNNKEKNTFLEFLKTQRNIKIYVENTELLNYKFTELVEERMENKESLEKNYKELMRLAERVELRKFESSELKKFEDLQYVKTLGAAGSLLDVKIVSEEEKRYREIFENCNFEFEKYPLYEGYREGNKLVLTDRELKGIRVKREKKDKDFQRYKNIAEIQEGNYIIHENYGVGLYLGIEIIDGHDYLKIKYAGEDKLFVPIEGIGKIGKYISLDGEIPEIYNLGRKGFRKKREKIAEEMLQFAKEIVEIQVRRDLEAGYSFAPDNLWQEEFEESFPYKETPSQLQAIEDVKRDMESPRIMDRIVCGDVGYGKTEVAIRAAFKAAIEGKQVVLMVPTTVLAQQHYERFTERMKNYPINIELLSRLLTSKEQTRTLKKIKEGEVDIVIGTHRILSEDVEFKDLRLVIIDEEQKFGVKAKEKLKKLRSKVDALTLTATPIPRTLNLALLGIRDLSVIDTPPEGRKPINTLFVEGFEKNIREIIMKEIAREGQVFYIFNSVKGIEKKTQELRKILPEYLKIDFVHGQMAPRDIKDKIKEFENGEIDILVATTIIENGIDIENANTMIIDRADKLGLSQIYQLRGRVGRGNRQSYCYLLTKEYQTKKAKEREESIRNLEEIGGGGLQLSMEDMRIRGAGEILGEKQHGILETFGYTLYMKMLQEEIDKIKGKFEEDIDEIEIRVNYPAFIPNEYIEKNEKIKIYRRIAEIKSKSELEDVKDELIDRFGRMPVEAQGFFRYIDLKFRAKKLGIKSAFEIKGKNECEIKFNNDKVNFDVLLKLIQEGIIKYQKKDDTIEYNGTIEEFLNVYK; encoded by the coding sequence ATGTTGGAGTATAGAGGAAAGATTCCTTTTTTGTTAAATGAGATGGAAGAAAAAGTTTTTTATCTTTGCTCTTCAAATAGGAATATAGAAGACTACTATAACGTTTTGATGGATATATATGATGGAAAACTATTAAAATTGGAAGCTAACTTATCATATGAAGAATTGGAAAAAGATAACTATGATTTACTTGAGATTCTAAAATCTAAGAAGAAATGTATAATACTTTTTTCACTAGAGGCTGTTTTTAGAGAGTATTTTTCAGAAGGTAAAAGATATGAATTAAAAATAGGAGAAAATATCAATATAAAAACTTTAGAAAAAGAGTTGGAAAAAAGTGGTTATCAAAGAGGCTATATGGTAGAGCAAAGAAATCAATATAGTATAAGAGGAGATATACTAGATATTTTTCCTAAAAATGGTAATTTTCCAATAAGAGTTGAATTTAATTTTGGAGATGAAATTGAAAGAATTACTTATTTTGATATCGAAACTCAAAAGAGTATAGAAAAAAAGGAAGTTCTTTATATGTATATAAACAATAATAATAAAGAAAAAAATACATTTCTTGAATTTTTAAAAACTCAGAGGAATATAAAAATATATGTTGAAAATACAGAGTTATTAAATTATAAATTTACAGAATTAGTAGAAGAGAGAATGGAAAATAAAGAAAGTTTAGAGAAAAATTATAAAGAACTTATGAGACTTGCAGAAAGAGTGGAGTTAAGAAAATTTGAAAGTAGCGAATTAAAGAAGTTTGAAGATCTACAATATGTAAAAACTCTAGGAGCAGCTGGTAGTTTATTAGATGTTAAAATTGTTTCAGAAGAAGAAAAAAGATATAGAGAAATATTTGAGAATTGTAACTTTGAATTTGAAAAATATCCTCTATATGAAGGTTATAGGGAAGGAAATAAGCTCGTTTTAACAGATAGAGAATTAAAGGGAATAAGAGTAAAAAGAGAGAAGAAAGATAAAGATTTTCAAAGATATAAAAATATAGCAGAAATACAAGAAGGAAATTATATTATTCACGAAAATTATGGAGTGGGTCTATATTTAGGGATTGAAATAATAGATGGACACGATTATTTAAAAATAAAATATGCTGGGGAGGATAAACTTTTTGTTCCAATAGAGGGGATAGGAAAAATAGGGAAATATATCTCTTTAGATGGAGAGATACCAGAGATATATAATTTAGGAAGAAAAGGATTTAGAAAAAAAAGAGAAAAAATAGCAGAAGAGATGCTACAATTTGCAAAAGAGATAGTAGAAATCCAAGTAAGAAGAGACTTAGAAGCTGGCTATTCTTTTGCTCCTGATAATTTATGGCAGGAAGAATTTGAGGAGAGTTTTCCGTATAAAGAAACTCCATCACAATTACAAGCTATTGAAGATGTGAAAAGAGATATGGAATCACCAAGAATAATGGATAGAATTGTGTGTGGAGATGTTGGATATGGAAAAACAGAAGTAGCTATAAGAGCAGCATTTAAAGCAGCTATTGAAGGAAAACAAGTAGTACTTATGGTTCCTACCACAGTTTTAGCTCAGCAACATTATGAGAGATTTACAGAAAGAATGAAAAATTATCCAATAAATATAGAATTATTAAGTCGTTTATTAACTTCTAAGGAACAAACTCGAACTTTAAAAAAGATAAAAGAAGGAGAAGTAGATATAGTAATAGGTACTCATAGAATTTTATCAGAAGATGTTGAGTTTAAGGATTTGAGGCTTGTAATTATAGATGAGGAGCAAAAATTTGGAGTAAAAGCAAAGGAGAAATTAAAAAAATTAAGAAGTAAGGTAGATGCACTAACTTTAACTGCAACTCCTATACCAAGAACTTTAAATTTAGCTCTTTTAGGAATAAGAGATTTATCAGTGATAGATACTCCGCCAGAGGGCAGAAAACCTATCAATACTCTTTTTGTTGAAGGATTTGAAAAAAATATAAGAGAGATTATCATGAAGGAGATAGCAAGAGAGGGACAAGTATTCTACATATTTAATTCAGTAAAAGGTATAGAGAAAAAGACTCAAGAGTTAAGAAAAATTTTACCAGAATATTTAAAAATAGATTTTGTACATGGTCAAATGGCTCCAAGAGATATAAAGGATAAAATAAAAGAGTTTGAAAATGGAGAAATAGATATATTAGTAGCTACTACAATTATAGAAAATGGAATAGATATAGAGAATGCTAATACTATGATTATAGATAGAGCTGATAAGCTAGGACTTTCACAAATATATCAGTTGAGAGGAAGAGTAGGACGAGGAAATAGACAAAGTTATTGTTATCTTTTGACTAAAGAGTATCAAACAAAGAAAGCTAAGGAGAGAGAAGAGTCAATAAGAAATCTTGAAGAGATTGGTGGTGGAGGACTTCAACTTTCGATGGAAGATATGAGAATAAGAGGAGCTGGAGAGATATTAGGAGAAAAGCAACATGGGATATTAGAGACTTTTGGGTATACTTTATATATGAAGATGCTACAAGAAGAGATAGATAAGATAAAAGGAAAGTTTGAAGAGGATATAGATGAGATAGAGATAAGAGTAAATTATCCAGCATTTATACCTAATGAGTATATAGAAAAAAATGAGAAAATAAAGATATATAGGAGAATAGCTGAAATAAAAAGTAAGAGCGAATTAGAGGATGTAAAGGATGAGTTAATAGATAGATTTGGAAGGATGCCAGTAGAGGCACAGGGATTTTTTAGATATATAGATTTAAAATTTAGGGCTAAGAAGTTGGGAATAAAAAGTGCATTTGAAATAAAAGGAAAAAATGAGTGTGAGATAAAATTTAATAACGATAAAGTAAATTTTGATGTTTTATTAAAATTAATACAGGAAGGAATAATAAAATATCAGAAAAAAGATGATACAATAGAGTATAATGGAACAATAGAAGAATTTTTAAATGTATATAAATAA
- a CDS encoding L-serine ammonia-lyase, iron-sulfur-dependent, subunit alpha, which yields MDSLRELFKIGCGPSSSHTMGPERAAKKFKAETEGANLYIVELYGSLAATGKGHLTDWIIEETLKPVKTEIVWMPEYIHEYHTNGMKFIALDKDGKVMKEWLVFSVGGGTIKELTDKRSGAGQCYNLTKMDDIIAWCKENNKELWEYVEYCEGPGIWNYLKDILDTMNAAVDRGIRKDGILPGKLRYPRKAKEIYDKIDKKKNYLVLTKKIFAYALAVSEENSSAGTIVTSPTCGAAGVVPGLLRALIEEYELDETTSLKALAVAGLIGNLIKENATISGAEGGCQAEIGSACSMAAGMAVYILGGTIEQIEYAAEMGMEHHLGMTCDPVGGYVQIPCIERNAIVAVRALNAADYALSTNGEHTISFDQVVVTMKETGVDMCSAYKETSTGGLAKYYDKFLKEEVLTN from the coding sequence ATGGATAGTTTAAGAGAATTATTTAAAATAGGATGTGGACCTTCTAGTTCTCATACAATGGGACCAGAGAGAGCAGCTAAGAAATTTAAGGCTGAAACAGAGGGAGCTAATTTATATATAGTTGAGCTTTATGGAAGTTTAGCAGCTACTGGTAAGGGACACTTAACAGATTGGATAATAGAGGAAACTTTAAAACCTGTAAAAACAGAGATAGTATGGATGCCAGAGTATATTCATGAATATCATACTAATGGAATGAAATTTATAGCTTTAGATAAAGATGGAAAAGTTATGAAGGAATGGTTAGTATTCTCTGTTGGTGGAGGAACAATAAAAGAGCTTACAGATAAAAGAAGTGGAGCTGGACAATGCTATAATTTAACTAAGATGGATGATATTATAGCATGGTGTAAAGAGAATAATAAAGAGCTTTGGGAATATGTAGAGTATTGTGAAGGACCAGGGATATGGAATTACTTAAAAGATATATTAGATACTATGAATGCTGCTGTAGATAGAGGAATAAGAAAAGATGGCATTCTTCCTGGAAAATTAAGATATCCTAGAAAAGCAAAAGAGATATATGATAAAATTGATAAAAAGAAAAATTATCTAGTTTTGACTAAAAAGATATTTGCTTATGCTCTAGCAGTATCTGAGGAAAATAGTAGTGCTGGAACAATAGTAACATCTCCAACATGTGGAGCAGCTGGTGTAGTTCCAGGATTACTAAGAGCTCTAATAGAGGAATATGAATTAGATGAAACTACTTCGTTAAAAGCATTAGCTGTAGCAGGACTTATTGGAAATCTAATAAAAGAAAATGCTACAATATCAGGAGCAGAAGGTGGTTGCCAGGCTGAAATAGGATCAGCGTGTTCAATGGCAGCTGGAATGGCTGTATATATCTTAGGAGGAACAATTGAACAGATAGAATATGCAGCTGAGATGGGAATGGAACATCATCTTGGAATGACTTGTGATCCCGTTGGAGGATATGTACAAATACCTTGTATAGAAAGAAATGCAATAGTGGCTGTAAGAGCTCTAAATGCAGCAGATTATGCACTTTCGACAAATGGAGAACATACTATAAGTTTTGATCAAGTTGTAGTAACTATGAAAGAGACAGGAGTAGATATGTGTTCTGCTTATAAGGAAACTTCAACAGGTGGACTTGCTAAATATTATGATAAATTTTTAAAAGAAGAAGTTTTAACAAATTAA
- a CDS encoding PTS sugar transporter subunit IIC — protein MDVIKGVILLLVVLGGFSLFSMKAPKGMKAMGALAGAATASFLVEAFQLYVGGDLLGVPFLGEVGKAAGSMGGVASAILVPIALGVNPTYAVLVGVSVAGFGILPGFLTGYILSFIIPKVEEKVPQGLDLIFVICFISPLARLIASISSPVVDSALMNIGGILESASKSSPILMGIILGGVITVVATAPLSSMALTAMMGLTGVPMAIGALSVMGSSFMNGIFFHRMGFGDRKTTIAVAVEPLTQADLISANPIPIYVTNFIGGALAGVVVALSGLINNATGTATPIAGLMVMYGFNDAITVTKVALMCAASGLFAGFLGSIIFKNYKIKTVDEIRGKN, from the coding sequence ATGGATGTTATTAAAGGAGTAATTTTATTATTAGTTGTATTGGGTGGATTTTCGTTATTTAGTATGAAAGCTCCAAAAGGTATGAAAGCAATGGGAGCATTAGCAGGAGCAGCAACAGCTAGTTTTCTAGTTGAGGCATTCCAATTGTATGTAGGAGGAGATCTTTTAGGTGTTCCTTTTTTAGGAGAAGTAGGAAAAGCAGCAGGTTCTATGGGAGGAGTAGCATCAGCTATATTAGTGCCAATAGCTTTAGGAGTTAACCCAACTTATGCTGTATTAGTAGGTGTTTCTGTAGCAGGATTTGGAATATTACCTGGATTTTTAACAGGATACATTCTTTCTTTCATTATACCAAAAGTAGAAGAGAAAGTACCTCAAGGTTTAGATTTGATTTTTGTAATATGTTTTATATCACCATTAGCTAGATTAATAGCTTCTATATCTAGTCCAGTAGTTGATTCGGCATTAATGAATATAGGTGGAATTCTTGAATCAGCTTCAAAATCTAGTCCTATACTAATGGGAATTATATTAGGAGGAGTAATAACAGTAGTTGCAACAGCACCATTATCATCGATGGCTCTTACAGCTATGATGGGATTGACAGGGGTACCTATGGCAATAGGAGCACTTTCAGTAATGGGATCATCTTTTATGAATGGGATTTTCTTCCATAGAATGGGATTTGGAGATAGAAAAACAACAATAGCAGTTGCAGTAGAGCCATTAACACAAGCAGATTTAATTTCAGCTAATCCAATTCCTATATATGTAACTAACTTTATAGGTGGAGCATTAGCAGGTGTTGTGGTTGCACTTTCAGGACTTATAAATAATGCAACAGGAACAGCAACACCAATAGCAGGATTGATGGTAATGTATGGATTTAATGATGCAATAACAGTTACAAAAGTTGCGTTAATGTGTGCTGCATCAGGTTTATTTGCTGGATTCTTAGGTTCAATAATATTTAAAAATTATAAAATAAAAACTGTAGATGAAATAAGAGGTAAAAATTAA
- a CDS encoding helix-turn-helix domain-containing protein yields MKLGEKIKLIRKNKDYTLKELSEITGLSIGFLSNIERDLNSPSINNLQQICSALNINLMEILDEEISTNPITRVHEREEILKNIETNTTVESLLNRKASLNGIAITIEEESSFSDMSWGHGYDEIGIVVKGELEIEIDKTLYHLYEGDSIFIKQNTPHRYRNPSVTSSVVYWVSSKK; encoded by the coding sequence ATGAAATTAGGGGAAAAAATAAAATTAATTAGAAAAAACAAAGATTATACTTTAAAAGAATTATCAGAAATTACTGGACTTTCAATAGGATTTTTAAGTAATATTGAAAGAGATTTGAACAGTCCATCTATTAACAATCTACAACAGATTTGTTCTGCATTAAATATCAACCTTATGGAGATTCTTGATGAAGAAATCTCTACTAATCCTATAACTAGAGTACATGAAAGAGAGGAAATACTCAAAAATATTGAAACAAATACAACTGTTGAAAGCCTCTTAAATAGAAAAGCTAGTTTAAATGGAATTGCCATTACTATTGAAGAAGAAAGCTCTTTTAGTGATATGTCTTGGGGACATGGTTACGATGAAATTGGAATTGTTGTTAAAGGAGAACTAGAAATTGAAATAGATAAGACACTTTATCATCTTTATGAAGGTGATTCTATCTTTATTAAGCAAAATACTCCTCATAGATATAGAAATCCAAGTGTAACATCTTCTGTAGTTTACTGGGTTTCTAGTAAAAAATAA
- the nagE gene encoding N-acetylglucosamine-specific PTS transporter subunit IIBC, whose amino-acid sequence MFSYLQKIGKALMVPVAVLPAAAILMGIGYWIDPIGWGANSQLAAFLIKAGAAIIDNMPILFAVGVAFGLSKDKNGAAALAGLVAFEVVTTLLSVGAVAQMTGVPADQVPAAFGKINNQFVGILCGVIAGELYNKFHTLELPRFLAFFSGKRFVPIITSVVMLVVSFILLYVWPIIYSGLVSFGISIAKLGPIGAGVYGFFNRLLIPVGLHHALNSVFWFNVAGINDIGRFWGDPAAAYAGLPEAVEGAYHVGMYQAGFFPIMMFGLLGACVAFIKTAKVENKEKIKSIMLAAGFASFFTGVTEPIEFAFMFVAPGLYLLHAILTGVSVFLAASLNWMAGFGFSAGLVDFVLSLRNPNANNPIMLLVLGVIFFVVYYVIFTFVINKFNIKTPGREDEELVEVVAEGGVNTYTAVAIALLPLLGGKENLTNIDNCTTRLRLEVVDSSKVNDTEIKKVAAGIIKKGNAVQVIIGPHVEFVATELKKLV is encoded by the coding sequence ATGTTTAGTTACTTACAGAAAATTGGTAAAGCTTTGATGGTACCGGTGGCAGTATTACCTGCAGCAGCGATTTTGATGGGAATTGGTTATTGGATTGATCCCATTGGATGGGGAGCTAATAGTCAATTAGCAGCATTTTTAATAAAAGCTGGGGCAGCTATTATTGACAATATGCCTATTTTGTTTGCTGTTGGTGTAGCTTTTGGATTGTCGAAAGATAAAAATGGAGCAGCTGCTTTAGCTGGACTAGTTGCTTTTGAAGTTGTTACTACCTTACTTTCAGTAGGAGCGGTAGCACAAATGACTGGTGTACCAGCAGATCAAGTTCCAGCTGCTTTCGGAAAAATCAATAACCAATTTGTTGGAATATTATGTGGAGTTATAGCAGGTGAATTGTATAATAAGTTCCATACATTAGAATTACCTAGATTCTTAGCTTTCTTCAGTGGAAAAAGATTTGTTCCAATCATAACTTCTGTTGTAATGTTAGTAGTATCATTTATTTTATTATATGTTTGGCCTATCATTTATTCAGGGTTAGTATCTTTTGGAATATCGATTGCTAAACTAGGACCTATAGGAGCAGGAGTATATGGGTTCTTTAATAGATTGCTTATCCCAGTTGGATTACATCATGCATTAAATTCGGTATTTTGGTTTAACGTTGCAGGAATAAACGATATAGGAAGATTCTGGGGAGATCCAGCAGCAGCTTATGCAGGATTACCAGAAGCTGTGGAAGGAGCTTATCATGTAGGAATGTATCAAGCAGGATTTTTCCCAATCATGATGTTTGGATTATTAGGAGCATGTGTAGCATTTATTAAGACAGCAAAAGTAGAAAATAAAGAAAAAATAAAATCTATTATGTTGGCTGCAGGATTTGCAAGCTTCTTTACAGGAGTAACAGAACCTATAGAGTTTGCATTTATGTTTGTTGCACCAGGATTATATCTATTACATGCTATTTTAACAGGAGTATCAGTATTTTTAGCAGCATCTTTAAATTGGATGGCAGGATTTGGATTCTCAGCTGGTTTAGTAGACTTTGTATTATCATTACGTAATCCAAATGCAAATAATCCAATTATGTTATTAGTATTAGGAGTTATTTTCTTTGTAGTATATTATGTAATATTTACATTTGTAATTAATAAGTTTAATATAAAAACTCCAGGAAGAGAAGATGAGGAATTAGTAGAAGTTGTAGCTGAAGGGGGAGTAAATACTTATACAGCAGTAGCAATAGCTCTATTACCACTATTAGGTGGAAAAGAAAATTTAACAAATATTGATAACTGTACTACTAGATTGAGATTAGAAGTTGTAGATAGTTCTAAAGTGAATGATACAGAAATTAAAAAAGTAGCTGCAGGAATCATCAAAAAAGGAAATGCTGTACAAGTTATAATAGGACCACATGTTGAATTTGTTGCAACAGAATTGAAAAAATTGGTATAA